The DNA window GAAGCTAAAGAATGGCAAGCCAAATATGAACAAGAGCGGCTGGAGTTGATCACCAGTATATCGCATGATTTAAAGACTCCCTTAACATCAATAAAGGGATATGTAAAAGGAATTCAGGATGGTGTAGCGAATACACCAGATAAATTAGACCGGTACCTAGAAACAATTTATAAAAAGGCGGATGATCTGGATGGGTTAATTGAGAAGCTTTTTCTATATTCTAAATTTGAGATGGAACGTGTCCCTTTTCAGTTTGAGCCCGTTGATCTCTACACTTTTTTTGAGGATTTTGTAGAGGAATTACAGTTTAATCTTGAAGAGGAGTCGGGAACTGCTCTTTTACAAGCAAATAAAGATGATTCCTATGTTGTCCAAGCGGATCGTGAGCAATTAAAACGAGTGGTCACCAATATTACACAAAACAGCATGAAGTATATGAAGAATGGATATAAGCGCATTGAAGTTCAATTGAAAGCTGAACCGGATCAGGTTGTTGTGGGAATCGCAGACAATGGGAGTGGGATTCCTAAGGAGGATCTTCCTTTTATCTTTGATCGGTTTTATCGTACGGACACCTCAAGGAATTCAGCGACAGGTGGAAGTGGGCTCGGATTAGCGATTGTCAAAAAAATTATTGAGGAGTCAAGCGGTACCGTGTGGGTAGATAGCGAAGTAGGACAAGGAACTAAGATTAATTTTACATTGAAGAAGGTGACATAATGCCCAGAGTTTTAATTATTGAGGACGAAGTAAGCATTGCAGAATTAGAAAGGGATTACCTAGAGGTTCATGGCTTTGCTAGTGACATAGCTACCTCTGCAGAGGAAGGACTTAGTAAGGTTAAATCACAATCCTATGATCTGATCCTCCTTGATATTATGCTTCCGGGAATGGATGGTCTTGAACTGTGTAAGCAGCTCAGAGAATCTTTAGATATGGATATCCCCATCCTTATGGTAACAGCACGCAAAGAGGATATTGATAAAATACGTGGCCTTGATCGAGGGGCAGATGATTATATAGTAAAGCCCTTTAATCCAAATGAGCTTGTAGCTAGGATTAAAGCCCATGTCTCAAGGTATGAACGATTAGTTCAGCGGGGTAAAGAAATAAATGTTATTCAGGTGGATGGACTTGTGATTGAACAGGACTCAAGGCGGGTTTTGCTGCATGGAGAGGAAAAGACCTTTACCGCTAAGGAGTTTGATTTGTTAGCTTTTCTAGCTACACACCCAAATAGGGTTTTTAGTAAAGATCACCTTTTTGAGCGTATTTGGGGCTATGACTCAATGGGAGACCTAACAACAGTAACAGTGCATATTAGAAAAATTAGAGAAAAAATAGAGAGAACTCCTTCTGCGCCAACGTTTATAGAGACGATTTGGGGTGTGGGATATCGCTTTAAGAAAAAGTGAATACATAAAAAAGAAGTAGAGTGTTAGTCTCCACTTCTCTTTTTTCGTCCCGAGTCTATTAGAGGTAATAAACAAGCCAACAGGATTCCGCTAAAATAAGGGAAAAGCTTAAAAATCAGTGGTAATGCAGACATATTGAACCCTAAAATAAACAGTGACCTTAATAGAAAGCTGCCTAAAAAATATCCAGCAATAAACCCTCCAACGGCCAACAGAACAGATTTCATCGTATCATCAACACCTTTACCGTTTATTTAACGCTAACGTTATGGAATGATAGACAGTTAATCCAGAAACGAGCGCTAACACTGTACCTAATACGGGATGAAGGGCTCCCATATACCCATGCAAAGCTCCTGCATTGGCTGTTACATACATGCAAATAGTTAAAACAAATAATGCTATGATGTAGAGGTAATCATTTGATCGTGCATGGCCTATAAAAGCAGTAAGCAGCATAAAAATGGGGACATTTAAACCGAATAGATGGACAAGGGACTGATGACTTCTCCAATATTGCCCTCCTTCAAAAATGGCCATACCTGCAAGAAAAAACTGGACCAAAACACAAAGAAAAAATAGAACCGCAAAAACAACATAGAGCCAACGACCTGTAGCTTTCATCTTCGTTCTCCTTTCTACTAGCTACACTCATCATAAGGGGAATAAATAAACCAATTCTTATAAAAGTATTAAATAATTCTTAAGTATAATCAAAAGTAGCTGGAGTGTTGAAGACATCGGATGGGGAGGTTCCGATTTCGCAAGGCTCTCAAGGTGAGGCTAGATTTTATTAATTTGTATTGTTATAATGTATATAACGATAATAATCAACATATAATATGGAGGAGTATATCAAATGGCGGTGAAAAATATGGAAAGAAAAATAACGAAAATTGGACGCAGTATTGGTGTCACCTTTCCATTAGATATGTTAAAAGCGGCAGGGCTAAAGCCTGGGGATATCGTTTCAATTGAACAAAAAGGTGAAGAAATCATTTTGCGAAAAAGCCGTAAAATTGAATTACCGGAAGGTATTGATCAAGACTTTTTTGATCTATTCGAAGAAACTTATCAGGAGTACGAAGAAACGATTAAAGGATTAGTCGATCGATAATGAGATATTTAACGGAAAAAGAAGTGATTGTCATCAACCAACTCATCATTATGAAATCAAGCCCATCTGAACAAATAGGTATTAAAGATGCAAAATTATTGAATTCTGCAATCCATCGGCCACAACAATCCGTTTTCGGTGAAGATGCATACCACTCAATATATGAAAAAGCAGCGGCTTTGTTTCAGTCACTAGCAATGAATCACCCATTTCACAACGCTAATAAAAGAACAGCTTTTATGTCCTTGAACATCTTTCTAAAGAAAAACAGATTTGATTTCGTAATGGACACTAAACAAGCAGAAGACTTCACGGTTGATCTCGTCAATAAAAAATATTCATTTGAAGAAATTGCATCCATTATCGAACAGCATGCGGTGCATAGAAATGATCATTGAAAAGTGGAGATGAAACCTGTAATTATTGAGCCACTAGAAAGAGTAGAGGTTTCTACTATGTCCACTCTTTGAAAAAATTCAAATTGAGAATTCAACTTGACTCAATCCCTCGTATAGGATAAGTTGACGCGTGTCCCCTTTTAGAATAGAATAATGACAATATGTAAAGGAGGTGGGATAGATGAATCGACCTAGTACAGGCATGACGTATATTCAAGAACATTTATGGATTAGTCATGCTATTTTTTCTATTGCATGTGCACAACGGGATACGTATGCCCTTTTTACCACATGTGAATAGAAAAAATCTAGGAAGAGACAGCTACCCACCTAATCGGAAAGAAATGTTCAAAGACGGTAGAGGAGATATCTCTGTCGTCTTTTTGTTGTACTATCAGGAATTTACAAGGTTAGAGGTAGATAGTATAAGAAAAACTAAGGCTTTCGCCAGAACTTGGCGATAAGCCAAGTTTTTCTAGTCTCCTTCTTAATTGGAGGAAGAGAAAAAATGATGGTTATTAGTATACAGAAGGCAACATGTATGTACGGAGCAAACACGATTTTTACTCAGCTCAGCTGTGACATAAAGCAAGGTGAGAGAATTGGGATCATTGGTAGGAATGGAGAAGGGAAGACAACCCTTTTGAAGCTGATGGCTAGTCAGACGGAAGCGCATGAAGGACAGGTGCTGAAGAAGAAAGGACTTTCAGTAGGGATATTAGAGCAAATCCCAAATGTGTCAGAGAATCAGAAGGTCAAACAAATCCTTATTCAAGTGTTTGAGGATGTTTGG is part of the Bacillus horti genome and encodes:
- a CDS encoding response regulator transcription factor; translated protein: MPRVLIIEDEVSIAELERDYLEVHGFASDIATSAEEGLSKVKSQSYDLILLDIMLPGMDGLELCKQLRESLDMDIPILMVTARKEDIDKIRGLDRGADDYIVKPFNPNELVARIKAHVSRYERLVQRGKEINVIQVDGLVIEQDSRRVLLHGEEKTFTAKEFDLLAFLATHPNRVFSKDHLFERIWGYDSMGDLTTVTVHIRKIREKIERTPSAPTFIETIWGVGYRFKKK
- a CDS encoding DUF5957 family protein — translated: MKSVLLAVGGFIAGYFLGSFLLRSLFILGFNMSALPLIFKLFPYFSGILLACLLPLIDSGRKKRSGD
- a CDS encoding type II toxin-antitoxin system death-on-curing family toxin, whose product is MRYLTEKEVIVINQLIIMKSSPSEQIGIKDAKLLNSAIHRPQQSVFGEDAYHSIYEKAAALFQSLAMNHPFHNANKRTAFMSLNIFLKKNRFDFVMDTKQAEDFTVDLVNKKYSFEEIASIIEQHAVHRNDH
- a CDS encoding AbrB/MazE/SpoVT family DNA-binding domain-containing protein, producing MAVKNMERKITKIGRSIGVTFPLDMLKAAGLKPGDIVSIEQKGEEIILRKSRKIELPEGIDQDFFDLFEETYQEYEETIKGLVDR
- a CDS encoding DUF6220 domain-containing protein translates to MKATGRWLYVVFAVLFFLCVLVQFFLAGMAIFEGGQYWRSHQSLVHLFGLNVPIFMLLTAFIGHARSNDYLYIIALFVLTICMYVTANAGALHGYMGALHPVLGTVLALVSGLTVYHSITLALNKR
- a CDS encoding sensor histidine kinase translates to MSIKKRLILSNIGMIIIPIMAALLLEIILGYIIFFMLSDMSQGMEMFLSLRLVGMLLILVITNGLLTYFVSKSIIKPITELSEAAKRISEGDLNFEIKSVKKDELGQLSNTFDRMRQNLKEAKEWQAKYEQERLELITSISHDLKTPLTSIKGYVKGIQDGVANTPDKLDRYLETIYKKADDLDGLIEKLFLYSKFEMERVPFQFEPVDLYTFFEDFVEELQFNLEEESGTALLQANKDDSYVVQADREQLKRVVTNITQNSMKYMKNGYKRIEVQLKAEPDQVVVGIADNGSGIPKEDLPFIFDRFYRTDTSRNSATGGSGLGLAIVKKIIEESSGTVWVDSEVGQGTKINFTLKKVT